CGAACAGTTCGACGAACCTGGGTGAGTAGGGCACGCGAATCGAACTCTGGAAGCGAAAGTAGCTCAGGTCGAGTTCCAGCGAGCCGTCGCCGGCCACGCGCGCGATCTTCTCCACCCGATCCAGGTAGCGCGGCTCGCCGTACGGCGCCATGCCCATCACCTTGTACTCGCCTTCGTTCACTTCGAAGCCGAGAAACGCGGTGAACGTCGAGTAGAGCAAGCCGAGCGAGTGAGGGAAGCGCATCTCGCGCCGCAGCACGATGGAGTTCCTGCCGCTGCCGTCCCAATCGGCTTCGCCGGTTCCCCAGGTCGCGGTGGACCATTCGCCGACGCCGTCAACCGTGAGCAGCGCGGCGCTGCGGTACGGCGAGCAGAAGAAGGCGCTGGCCGCGTGCGAAACGTGATGGTCGGCAAACAGGATGCGTTCGGCGGGCAGTCCGAGGGCAGACATCAGCTTGCTCTTGATCCAGAGCTTCTCCTGCATCCAGCCGATCATCGCTTCGGCGAAGAACTCGCGCGACGCGGGAAAGGCGCCGATCGCGGTGGTCAGGATGCGCTCGAACTTGGCGAAGGGGCGCTCGTAGAAGACGGCGTAATCCAGGTCGCGCGCGGTGATTCCGCCGCGGCGCAGGCAGAACTCCGCGGCGCGCGCGGGAAACGCGCGGTCGTGCTTGATGCGGCTCAGGCGCTCTTCTTCCGCCGCGGCGACGACGCGTCCGTCCCGCACGAGCGCGGCGGCCGAATCGTGGTAGTAGCACGAAATCCCGAGGATGTTCATGCGCCCTGTCGCCTGGCGTCGTCCAGCGTCGCGTCGGGCGGCTTGCGCTCATGCGTGAACGACGCGCCGCGGAACTTCGGCAGCAGCGGATTGCCGGAAATCCGCGCCAGCAGCGCGATCGGGCCGAGAACCACGACGTAGACGACCGACAGCCACAAGCGTCCCTGGAAGGCGGCGACATCGCGGCTGAAGTCGAGCCAGTGGTTCCAGAACTGGCGGGCGCGCGTCATTGCGTGAGGCCGTGGAGACCGCGCGGCAGGCGCTTGAGCCACTGCACGAGCGCGCCGCAGCCGAGGCAGATCGCCAGCCACGCGAAGAAATTCGGCCCGAGCACGCGCAGCCGAACGTAGTACGCGGCGCCGAGCAGGGCCCCGAGCAGAGCGATGTCGGCGAGCGCCGGAAGCGCAGGCACGCGGCGACCGGCGCGAATGCGCGTGCCGATCACCGCGCCCGCCGAAACTCCAAACAGAGCCAGCGAAATGGCGACCAGTGCGTTCAGCATAGCGGGAAAGCAAATCTTACCTTGATTCCCGCGAGTGCGGCGAATGCCGCAAGAGGCGCTGCCGGCTTCCGGCTGTTCGCCCAAACCAAACGCGACGGGCGCCCCACTCAAGCCCTCTGTTGGCTTGCGAGGGTGAGTTCACCGGGCGGCGTCACACGCTCGCACCGGGAGCGTGATAAGTTGACGCGACCGCGAGACATGCCTGCTCCCACGTCCACGCCCTCACGCGCCGCGCCTGCTCCGCTCGTTCAGCGCATCGCGCTGATGGCGCCGCTGCTCGTCTCGGTCGCCGCCGGCCTGCTGTTCGGCGAGCTGATGGTGCGCGTCTTCCGCCCGACGGTGATCCGCGGGCCGATGTTCGACTACGTGAACGGCCTCAGGTCGATGACGCCGGACACGCGCGCGCGTATCTACGTTCCCGGCCAGTTCGACACCATCCAGACCACCGGACCGGAGCGCTTCCGCGGCGCGCGCAGCTACGCGCGGCAGCCCGCGCCGGGCGTGGCGCGCATCGTCGCGCTGGGCGACAGCTTCACCTTCGGCGAGGGCGCCAACGACGACGAAAGCTATCCCGCCGCGCTCGAGCGCCGGCTGCGCGAGCGCGGATGGAACGCGGAGGTCGTCAACGCGGGTGTCGGCGGAACCGGCACCGGCGAGCAGGCGCTCTATTTCGACGAGTACGTTCGCCAGTTCCAGCCGAGCATTGTTCTGCTCGGCGTGGTGGGCAACGATCCCGATGACGACGCCAACCGCGGGCTCTTTCGCCGCGACGGGGCGGGAAAGCTCGCGCCCGTGCCTGCTTCGGAGCGGGAGCGAGCGCAGGGGCGCGCGTTCCGCATCTCGCGCGCGGTGCATCGCTTTCCGCCGGTGGCGTGGCTTTACAACCACTCCGAGCTGATCACGCTCGCCGAAGACCTGCTGCGCGCCGCGCTGCAACCGCGCGGCGCGGCGGCGAGCGGGACGAGTTCTTTCAGCGGCGCTGCCGCGGCCGAAGCCCGCGAACGGCGCTGGGACCTGAAACTCACCGCCGACGAAATCGCCTGGCTCGCCGAGCGCGTCCGCACGACGGGCGCGCAGCTCGTCGTTGTTTACCTGCCGGCGTACACGTCGGTGTACAGCGTCTCCGGCAACGCCG
This genomic interval from Terriglobales bacterium contains the following:
- a CDS encoding GDSL-type esterase/lipase family protein, translating into MPAPTSTPSRAAPAPLVQRIALMAPLLVSVAAGLLFGELMVRVFRPTVIRGPMFDYVNGLRSMTPDTRARIYVPGQFDTIQTTGPERFRGARSYARQPAPGVARIVALGDSFTFGEGANDDESYPAALERRLRERGWNAEVVNAGVGGTGTGEQALYFDEYVRQFQPSIVLLGVVGNDPDDDANRGLFRRDGAGKLAPVPASERERAQGRAFRISRAVHRFPPVAWLYNHSELITLAEDLLRAALQPRGAAASGTSSFSGAAAAEARERRWDLKLTADEIAWLAERVRTTGAQLVVVYLPAYTSVYSVSGNADEEKRRQQEARIAEAAAAGARQAGAPFLDLRPSVQQAYAAGHPRPGAKAPGPALYHRGLDEHPTAAGYRAFSDAIAGWLASSGVLARPQK